A portion of the Parasteatoda tepidariorum isolate YZ-2023 chromosome 5, CAS_Ptep_4.0, whole genome shotgun sequence genome contains these proteins:
- the LOC107436165 gene encoding integrin beta-PS isoform X1, which translates to MVYPRGAPRCAQMDNLIEQGCSKENIVNPITESEVLEDEPLSDAGAAAGSAIQLKPQKLKLSLRPGDPAKLTVKFRQAEDYPVDLYYLMDLTFSMKKHKEMLAKLSYTIADNMKTVTRNFRLGFGSFIDKVVMPYVDMVPERLVNPCREEYCNSPYGFRNHLSLNDNVTLFTQEVSAANLSGNLDNAEGGFDAVMQVIACKEKIRWNDRSRKIILFATNGIFHYAGDGKLGGIVKPNDGHCHLDEDGYYTESIYQDYPSLSQINTKIIENKVLIIFAVPDTKLPLYQRLCNVVEGTYAEKLESDASNIVNLIHKQYDKIQSKIELKDNAPDYLKITYSSNCLGDEVKDTNLCEGLRVGTTVEFNVEVELLKCPKNSSLWTNKIQISPVGLSEYVQLDVDLKCECDCEKPENEQEISPECSFSGTYECGICNCDTNFFGRKCECQGDEADKESKLSSCKMNDESLVCSGRGDCVCGVCDCYAGPSSESKIYGAFCECDTFSCERDSNGLVCGGEDRGRCCGECICNQGWTGPACECKARNDTCIAPADIETGRFCSGRGDCVCGECQCYRDDERGHFGGPFCGDCSFQTCEGRCTEFRDCVQCQTFGTGLLSDEECFNCTFLSTPVEDLGEILQNERKCIFKDEEDCSFSFVYSYDDNNKPMIRVLDTKDCPSKEPVLWIALGVTAGVFLIGLIALLIGRFLIYLKDKRDFERFVEEVDKTQWGNHTNPIYKEAVSEYPNPIYGQQSH; encoded by the exons GTGTACCCAAGAGGAGCACCAAGATGCGCTCAAATGGATAATCTAATAGAGCAAGGATgctcaaaagaaaatattgtaaaccCTATCACAGAATCTGAAGTTTTAGAG gATGAACCTCTAAGTGATGCAGGAGCAGCTGCAGGTTCTGCTATTCAATTAAAACcacaaaaattaaagctttcttTGCGACCTG GTGATCCTGCAAAGTTAACTGTTAAGTTCAGGCAGGCTGAAGATTATCCCGTGGACTTGTACTATTTGATGGATCTCACTTTTTCCATGAAAAAGCACAAGGAGATGTTAGCTAAGCTTTCATACACCATtg CTGATAATATGAAGACTGTAACTAGGAACTTTAGGCTTGGATTTGGTTCTTTTATTGATAAAGTTGTGATGCCATATGTTGACATGGTACCTGAAAG GCTTGTTAATCCATGCAGAGAAGAATATTGTAATTCCCCTTATGGTTTTCGAAATCATTTGTCTTTAAACGACAATGTAACACTTTTTact CAAGAAGTTTCTGCTGCAAATTTGTCTGGTAATTTGGATAATGCAGAGGGAGGTTTTGATGCTGTAATGCAAGTCATTGCCTGTAAG GAGAAGATTAGGTGGAATGATCgttctagaaaaataatattatttgctaCTAATGGAATTTTCCATTATGCTGGTGATGGTAAA CTTGGTGGAATTGTAAAACCAAATGATGGGCATTGCCATTTAGATGAAGATGGGTACTATACTGAGAGCATTTatcaa gaTTACCCATCTCTAAGTcaaataaataccaaaataattGAGAACAAGGTTTTGATTATATTTGCTGTTCCTGATACAAAATTACCCTTGTATCAGCGTTTGTGTAATGTTGTTGAAGGTACTTATGCAGAGAAACTAGAAAGTGATGCTTCcaatatagttaatttaataCACAAACAGTATGAT aaaattcaatctaaaattgaattgaaagatAATGCTCCTGATTATTTGAAGATAACTTACTCATCAAACTGTCTTGG TGATGAAGTTAAAGATACTAACTTGTGTGAAGGCTTGCGTGTTGGAACTACT gttgaATTCAATGTTGAAGTAGAGCTCTTAAAATGCCCAAAGAATTCAAGTTTATGGactaacaaaattcaaatatcaCCAGTTGGTTTAAGTGAATATGTGCAGCTAGATGTAGATTTGAAGTGTGAATGTGACTGTGAAAAGCCTGAAAATGAG caAGAAATAAGTCCTGAGTGCAGCTTCTCCGGCACTTATGAGTGTGGGATATGTAACTGTGATACCAACTTTTTTGGTCGCAAATGCGAATGTCAAGGTGATGAAGCAGACAAGGAATCTAAACTTTCATCTTGCAAGAT GAATGATGAAAGTCTTGTATGTTCTGGAAGAGGTGATTGTGTTTGTGGTGTATGTGACTGCTATGCTGGGCCT agtAGTGAGTCAAAAATCTATGGCGCATTTTGTGAATGTGACACTTTTTCGTGTGAAAGAGATTCCAATGGACTTGTGTGTGGTGGAGAAGATCGTGGAAGATGTTGTGGCGAGTGCATTTGTAATCAAGGCTGGACCGGTCCTGCCTGTGAGTGCAAAGCCAGAAATGATACATGCATAGCACCTGCTGACATAGAAACTGGTAGATTTTGTAGTGGAAGAGGAGATTGCGTTTGTGGTGAATGTCAGTGTTACAGAGATGATGAAAGAGGACATTTTGGAGGACCATTCTGTGGTGACTGCAGT TTCCAGACATGTGAGGGTAGATGCACTGAATTTCGTGACTGTGTACAGTGTCAAACATTTGGAACTGGACTGTTGTCAGATGAGGAATGCTTTAACTGTACATTTTTGTCTACACCAGTGGAAGATCTTGGAg aaattcttcaaaatgagagaaaatgtatttttaaggaTGAAGAAGACTGTTCATTCTcatttgtttatagttatgatgataataataaaccTATGATTAGAGTCTTAGATACCAAag attGTCCTTCGAAAGAACCAGTATTATGGATTGCTCTTGGTGTAACAGCTGGTGTATTTTTAATAGGCCTGATAGCTCTGTTAATTGGAAGATTTCTTATTTATCTTAAAGACAAAAGAGATTTTGAAAGATTCGTTGAAGAAGTAGATAAAACTCAGTGGGGCAAT caTACAAATCCCATCTACAAAGAAGCTGTTTCTGAATATCCTAATCCAATTTATGGGCAGCAGAGTCACTAA
- the LOC107436165 gene encoding integrin beta-PS isoform X2, protein MDLTFSMKKHKEMLAKLSYTIADNMKTVTRNFRLGFGSFIDKVVMPYVDMVPERLVNPCREEYCNSPYGFRNHLSLNDNVTLFTQEVSAANLSGNLDNAEGGFDAVMQVIACKEKIRWNDRSRKIILFATNGIFHYAGDGKLGGIVKPNDGHCHLDEDGYYTESIYQDYPSLSQINTKIIENKVLIIFAVPDTKLPLYQRLCNVVEGTYAEKLESDASNIVNLIHKQYDKIQSKIELKDNAPDYLKITYSSNCLGDEVKDTNLCEGLRVGTTVEFNVEVELLKCPKNSSLWTNKIQISPVGLSEYVQLDVDLKCECDCEKPENEQEISPECSFSGTYECGICNCDTNFFGRKCECQGDEADKESKLSSCKMNDESLVCSGRGDCVCGVCDCYAGPSSESKIYGAFCECDTFSCERDSNGLVCGGEDRGRCCGECICNQGWTGPACECKARNDTCIAPADIETGRFCSGRGDCVCGECQCYRDDERGHFGGPFCGDCSFQTCEGRCTEFRDCVQCQTFGTGLLSDEECFNCTFLSTPVEDLGEILQNERKCIFKDEEDCSFSFVYSYDDNNKPMIRVLDTKDCPSKEPVLWIALGVTAGVFLIGLIALLIGRFLIYLKDKRDFERFVEEVDKTQWGNHTNPIYKEAVSEYPNPIYGQQSH, encoded by the exons ATGGATCTCACTTTTTCCATGAAAAAGCACAAGGAGATGTTAGCTAAGCTTTCATACACCATtg CTGATAATATGAAGACTGTAACTAGGAACTTTAGGCTTGGATTTGGTTCTTTTATTGATAAAGTTGTGATGCCATATGTTGACATGGTACCTGAAAG GCTTGTTAATCCATGCAGAGAAGAATATTGTAATTCCCCTTATGGTTTTCGAAATCATTTGTCTTTAAACGACAATGTAACACTTTTTact CAAGAAGTTTCTGCTGCAAATTTGTCTGGTAATTTGGATAATGCAGAGGGAGGTTTTGATGCTGTAATGCAAGTCATTGCCTGTAAG GAGAAGATTAGGTGGAATGATCgttctagaaaaataatattatttgctaCTAATGGAATTTTCCATTATGCTGGTGATGGTAAA CTTGGTGGAATTGTAAAACCAAATGATGGGCATTGCCATTTAGATGAAGATGGGTACTATACTGAGAGCATTTatcaa gaTTACCCATCTCTAAGTcaaataaataccaaaataattGAGAACAAGGTTTTGATTATATTTGCTGTTCCTGATACAAAATTACCCTTGTATCAGCGTTTGTGTAATGTTGTTGAAGGTACTTATGCAGAGAAACTAGAAAGTGATGCTTCcaatatagttaatttaataCACAAACAGTATGAT aaaattcaatctaaaattgaattgaaagatAATGCTCCTGATTATTTGAAGATAACTTACTCATCAAACTGTCTTGG TGATGAAGTTAAAGATACTAACTTGTGTGAAGGCTTGCGTGTTGGAACTACT gttgaATTCAATGTTGAAGTAGAGCTCTTAAAATGCCCAAAGAATTCAAGTTTATGGactaacaaaattcaaatatcaCCAGTTGGTTTAAGTGAATATGTGCAGCTAGATGTAGATTTGAAGTGTGAATGTGACTGTGAAAAGCCTGAAAATGAG caAGAAATAAGTCCTGAGTGCAGCTTCTCCGGCACTTATGAGTGTGGGATATGTAACTGTGATACCAACTTTTTTGGTCGCAAATGCGAATGTCAAGGTGATGAAGCAGACAAGGAATCTAAACTTTCATCTTGCAAGAT GAATGATGAAAGTCTTGTATGTTCTGGAAGAGGTGATTGTGTTTGTGGTGTATGTGACTGCTATGCTGGGCCT agtAGTGAGTCAAAAATCTATGGCGCATTTTGTGAATGTGACACTTTTTCGTGTGAAAGAGATTCCAATGGACTTGTGTGTGGTGGAGAAGATCGTGGAAGATGTTGTGGCGAGTGCATTTGTAATCAAGGCTGGACCGGTCCTGCCTGTGAGTGCAAAGCCAGAAATGATACATGCATAGCACCTGCTGACATAGAAACTGGTAGATTTTGTAGTGGAAGAGGAGATTGCGTTTGTGGTGAATGTCAGTGTTACAGAGATGATGAAAGAGGACATTTTGGAGGACCATTCTGTGGTGACTGCAGT TTCCAGACATGTGAGGGTAGATGCACTGAATTTCGTGACTGTGTACAGTGTCAAACATTTGGAACTGGACTGTTGTCAGATGAGGAATGCTTTAACTGTACATTTTTGTCTACACCAGTGGAAGATCTTGGAg aaattcttcaaaatgagagaaaatgtatttttaaggaTGAAGAAGACTGTTCATTCTcatttgtttatagttatgatgataataataaaccTATGATTAGAGTCTTAGATACCAAag attGTCCTTCGAAAGAACCAGTATTATGGATTGCTCTTGGTGTAACAGCTGGTGTATTTTTAATAGGCCTGATAGCTCTGTTAATTGGAAGATTTCTTATTTATCTTAAAGACAAAAGAGATTTTGAAAGATTCGTTGAAGAAGTAGATAAAACTCAGTGGGGCAAT caTACAAATCCCATCTACAAAGAAGCTGTTTCTGAATATCCTAATCCAATTTATGGGCAGCAGAGTCACTAA